Below is a window of Myroides profundi DNA.
GAATCAGTCTGCAGGTATGGATCTTAGAGCGAACTTAGAAGAACCTATCACGCTAAACTCTCTAGAGAGAGCCATCGTACCTACAGGTCTATTTATAGAACTACCTGAGGGATACGAAGCACAGATCAGACCTAGAAGTGGATTAGCTGCAAAAAGAGGAATCACTTTACTAAATAGCCCTGGTACTATTGATGCTGATTATAGAGGTGAAATAGGTATTATCTTAGTCAATCTGTCAAAAGAACCTTTCGTGATAGAGAACGGGGAGCGCATTGCTCAAATGGTAAT
It encodes the following:
- the dut gene encoding dUTP diphosphatase produces the protein MTTVKIINKSKHSLPNYETNQSAGMDLRANLEEPITLNSLERAIVPTGLFIELPEGYEAQIRPRSGLAAKRGITLLNSPGTIDADYRGEIGIILVNLSKEPFVIENGERIAQMVIAKYEQIQWQPVEVLTDTERGAGGFGSTGVK